One Carettochelys insculpta isolate YL-2023 chromosome 15, ASM3395843v1, whole genome shotgun sequence DNA window includes the following coding sequences:
- the PWWP2A gene encoding PWWP domain-containing protein 2A isoform X4, translating to MQLQSKPFQDDTQFKCEASGAVPDDSSSPIQSSEPSLAKSLWTSKPPPLFHEGAPYPPPLFIRDTYNQSIPQPPPRKIKRPKRKMYREEPTSIMNAIKLRPRQVLCDKCKNSVVAEKKEIKKSGNASDCSKYEDHKKRRNESVTTVNKKLKTDHKVDGKSQNESQKRHAVVKVSNVAHSRSKVVKVSAQANTSKAQLSTKKVLQSKNMDHAKAREVLKMAKEKAHKKQSATSTSKNAHSKVHFTRRLQNTSSGSLPPRLRLKPQRYRNEENDSSLKTGLEKIRSGKIATKPQSRCSSTRSAGEAPSENQSPSKSPEEASSEVQDTSEVHVTVDQDEHQTLGKRGSKSNITVYMTLNQKKSDSSSASVCSSDSTDDLKSTNSECSSTESFDFPPGSMHAPSSSSSSSSKEEKKLSNSVKMKVFSKNVSKCVTPDGRTICVGDIVWAKIYGFPWWPARILTITVSRKDNGLLVRQEARISWFGSPTTSFLALSQLSPFLENFQSRFNKKRKGLYRKAITEAAKAAKQLTPEVRALLTQFET from the coding sequence ATGCAGCTACAAAGTAAACCATTCCAAGATGACACCCAGTTTAAGTGTGAAGCCAGTGGTGCAGTCCCTGATGACTCTTCGTCTCCCATTCAGTCATCAGAACCTAGCCTCGCTAAAAGCCTATGGACTTCTAAACCACCTCCCCTCTTCCATGAGGGAGCGCCATATCCTCCTCCTTTGTTTATCAGGGACACATATAACCAATCAATACCTCAGCCTCCACCCCGAAAAATTAAGCGGCCCAAGCGGAAAATGTACAGGGAGGAACCCACTTCTATTATGAATGCTATCAAATTACGACCCAGGCAGGTCTTATGTGACAAATGTAAAAACAGTGTTGttgcagaaaaaaaagaaattaaaaaaagtgGCAATGCAAGTGACTGCTCAAAATATGAGGATCACAAAAAGCGAAGAAATGAGAGTGTGACTACTGTGAATAAAAAACTTAAAACTGACCACAAAGTAGATGGAAAAAGCCAAAATGAAAGCCAGAAAAGGCATGCTGTGGTCAAAGTTTCAAATGTTGCCCATAGTAGAAGCAAAGTAGTTAAAGTTTCTGCCCAAGCAAACACTTCAAAAGCTCAGTTAAGTACTAAGAAAGTTCTCCAGAGCAAAAACATGGATCATGCAAAAGCTCGGGAAGTTTTGAAAATGGCCAAAGAGAAGGCACACAAGAAACAGAGTGCAACTTCCACTTCCAAAAATGCACATTCAAAGGTCCACTTCACACGGCGTCTTCAGAACACCAGCTCAGGTTCCCTCCCACCCCGATTGCGTTTAAAACCACAAAGGTACCGAAATGAAGAAAATGACTCCTCTCTCAAGACAGGACTTGAGAAAATACGGAGTGGCAAGATAGCAACTAAACCACAGTctcgctgctcctccacccgctcAGCAGGTGAGGCCCCTTCAGAAAATCAGAGCCCCTCAAAAAGCCCTGAAGAGGCCAGCAGTGAGGTTCAGGACACAAGTGAAGTGCATGTAACTGTTGATCAGGATGAACACCAGACACTGGGCAAGAGAGGCAGCAAAAGCAATATAACAGTTTACATGACCCTtaatcaaaagaaatctgactctTCCAGTGCATCAGTGTGTAGTAGTGATAGCACAGATGATTTGAAATCCACCAACTCTGAGTGTAGTTCTACTGAAAGTTTTGATTTTCCTCCAGGCAGCATGCATGcaccttcctcctcttcttcctcctcttcaaaggaagagaaaaagctCAGTAATTCCGTGAAAATGAAAGTCTTTTCCAAAAACGTCTCTAAATGTGTCACACCAGATGGCAGGACCATATGTGTAGGTGACATTGTTTGGGCCAAGATTTATGGCTTCCCTTGGTGGCCAGCCCGTATTCTTACTATAACTGTGAGCCGGAAAGATAATGGCCTTTTAGTTCGACAGGAGGCCCGCATTTCATGGTTTGGGTCCCCAACAACATCTTTTCTTGCTCTTTCACAACTGTCCCCCTTTTTAGAAAACTTTCAGTCGCGCTTTAATAAGAAGAGAAAGGGCCTTTACCGCAAGGCCATAACAGAGGCAGCGAAGGCTGCTAAGCAGCTGACTCCTGAGGTTCGGGCCCTACTGACTCAGTTTGAAACGTGA